A window of Acidimicrobiales bacterium contains these coding sequences:
- a CDS encoding AMP-binding protein, whose translation MALDIDPDTGLVRRAAPNSYPVGSSLLTDLLVDGEALALIDGERTWTCTQRTTAVRHAAAALHSLGVGPGDRVAWSLPNGAELPIGFLATQVVGGIWLGINQPLAPPEKQFLLDDAGASVFVATKDVLDQVGPLSGRRDISLDDWRRLVDHSVPDAAPPVEPDPHAPAAIAYTSGTTGRPKGAVHSHHNLMWPGLVTIETDPPTAEDRQGTPLAHTILNMLVLGVISAWTRGTTGVILHHTDAERFAAEVAEHRVTRTTIVPPIVHDLVHREGIDPALLSSLRSVIVGGAGTPAPLRRAFFEKFGVRAINGYGLSEAPSGIVRESADEPIDDTITGHPMAPFALSIVDDDDQPVPTGIEGEICVRATSTGSWAGCWTPTLGYWRRPDATAQVLRGGALHTGDVGTLDERGRLTISGRRSELILRGGANVYPVEVETVMANHPHVAEVAVFGIPDERLGQRVAAAIVPAVAEPDLDAIRAHCAEHLAAYKVPDTIAIRESLPRNAMGKILKTHL comes from the coding sequence GTGGCGCTCGACATCGACCCGGACACCGGTCTGGTCCGCCGCGCCGCGCCGAATTCGTATCCCGTCGGGTCGAGTCTGCTCACCGATCTGCTGGTCGACGGCGAGGCCCTGGCCCTGATCGACGGCGAGCGGACGTGGACCTGTACGCAGCGTACGACGGCGGTGCGACATGCCGCTGCCGCGCTGCATTCGCTGGGCGTCGGCCCGGGCGACCGGGTGGCGTGGTCGCTGCCGAACGGCGCCGAGCTGCCCATCGGCTTCCTGGCGACCCAGGTCGTCGGAGGGATCTGGCTGGGCATCAACCAGCCGCTGGCCCCGCCCGAGAAACAGTTCCTGCTCGACGACGCCGGGGCATCGGTGTTCGTCGCCACGAAGGACGTGCTCGATCAGGTCGGACCGCTATCCGGGCGTCGCGACATCTCCCTCGATGACTGGCGGCGCCTCGTCGACCACTCCGTCCCCGACGCCGCGCCGCCCGTCGAGCCCGACCCCCACGCGCCGGCCGCCATCGCCTACACGTCGGGCACCACGGGCCGCCCGAAGGGTGCGGTTCACAGCCACCACAACCTGATGTGGCCCGGCCTCGTCACGATCGAGACCGACCCACCCACCGCCGAGGACCGCCAGGGCACACCGCTGGCCCACACGATCCTCAACATGCTCGTGCTCGGCGTGATCTCCGCGTGGACCCGGGGCACGACCGGCGTGATCCTGCACCACACCGATGCCGAGCGTTTCGCGGCCGAGGTCGCCGAGCACCGGGTCACCCGCACGACGATCGTGCCCCCGATCGTGCACGACCTCGTCCACCGAGAGGGCATCGACCCCGCCCTGCTCTCATCGCTACGCAGCGTGATCGTGGGCGGCGCCGGCACTCCGGCCCCCCTACGACGGGCGTTCTTCGAGAAGTTCGGCGTCCGAGCCATCAACGGCTACGGCCTCTCCGAAGCGCCCAGCGGCATCGTGCGCGAGTCCGCCGACGAACCGATCGACGACACCATCACCGGCCACCCGATGGCGCCGTTCGCACTCTCGATCGTGGACGACGACGACCAACCGGTCCCGACCGGTATCGAGGGCGAGATCTGCGTACGCGCCACCTCGACCGGTTCGTGGGCCGGCTGCTGGACGCCGACCCTCGGCTACTGGCGTCGGCCCGACGCCACTGCCCAGGTGCTCCGCGGCGGCGCGCTGCACACCGGCGACGTCGGCACGCTCGACGAACGCGGTCGCCTCACCATCAGCGGACGCCGCTCCGAGCTGATCCTGCGCGGCGGCGCCAACGTCTACCCCGTCGAGGTCGAGACGGTGATGGCCAACCACCCCCACGTCGCCGAGGTCGCCGTGTTCGGCATCCCCGACGAGCGCCTCGGCCAGCGAGTGGCCGCCGCCATCGTCCCCGCCGTCGCCGAGCCCGACCTCGACGCCATCCGCGCCCACTGCGCCGAACACCTCGCCGCCTACAAGGTCCCGGACACCATCGCCATTCGCGAATCACTCCCCCGCAACGCCATGGGCAAGATCCTCAAGACCCACCTGTGA
- a CDS encoding dodecin family protein: MADATYAVTEIVGTSPQGVDAAIQNGLKKAAESLRNLDWFEVTDIRGRLGTDDGTVQHFQVTLKVGFRYDD, from the coding sequence ATGGCCGACGCAACCTACGCAGTGACCGAGATCGTCGGCACGTCACCCCAAGGGGTCGACGCCGCGATCCAGAACGGTTTGAAGAAGGCGGCCGAGAGCCTCCGCAACCTCGACTGGTTCGAGGTCACCGACATCCGCGGCCGACTCGGCACCGACGACGGCACCGTCCAGCACTTCCAGGTCACGCTGAAGGTGGGCTTCCGCTACGACGACTGA
- a CDS encoding S-layer homology domain-containing protein, producing MRPHGTTTTALIVVAFVAATIAAIPSGPASALVTNAPTGTASAATMITAGDQHSCASLDGAVRCWGRNAVGELGLGDGETRGDEPYEMGASLAVVDLGDGRTATALDAGTTHTCALLDNDAVRCWGYNMFGELGVGDGATRGNNPGEMGDDLPEVDLGPGRTAVAITAGGGHSCAVLDDSMVKCWGGNYGGALGLGDTLNRASNFPVVDLGPGRTATAITAGSNHTCAILDDGTVKCWGYNGEAGGVAAGQLGLGDTINRGDDPHEMGANLPPVDLGPDRTATAITAGTNHTCAILDDDTTKCWGFNATGQLGLGDTINRGDDPDEMGANLPPVDLGPGRTATAITAGTNHTCAALDNGTIKCWGANLLGRLGLGDTINRGDDPDEMGANLPPVDLRAPCPTTPHGFTDVAASSFAAADIACIKALGITTGTSPTTYDPTGSVTREQMAAFLARTWRTHNSNTAWVSLVPGD from the coding sequence ATGCGACCACATGGAACGACCACCACTGCGTTGATTGTTGTCGCGTTCGTCGCCGCGACGATCGCAGCGATCCCGTCGGGCCCCGCGAGCGCGCTGGTGACGAACGCACCCACCGGGACCGCCTCCGCCGCCACGATGATCACCGCCGGCGATCAACACTCTTGTGCCTCCCTCGATGGCGCCGTCAGATGCTGGGGCCGCAACGCTGTGGGCGAACTTGGCTTGGGCGACGGCGAGACGCGTGGCGACGAGCCCTACGAGATGGGCGCCAGTCTGGCAGTTGTCGATCTCGGAGATGGCCGAACCGCCACGGCGCTCGACGCGGGCACGACCCACACGTGTGCCCTTCTCGACAACGACGCGGTCAGATGCTGGGGCTACAACATGTTCGGCGAACTCGGGGTCGGTGACGGAGCCACCCGCGGCAACAACCCCGGCGAGATGGGCGACGACCTCCCCGAAGTCGATCTCGGCCCTGGCCGTACCGCCGTCGCCATCACGGCGGGCGGCGGCCACAGTTGCGCAGTGCTGGACGACAGCATGGTGAAGTGCTGGGGCGGCAACTACGGAGGGGCGCTCGGCCTGGGTGACACCCTCAACCGCGCGTCCAACTTCCCGGTGGTCGATCTCGGTCCCGGCCGCACCGCCACCGCCATCACGGCCGGCTCCAACCACACCTGCGCAATACTCGACGACGGCACGGTCAAGTGTTGGGGCTACAACGGTGAGGCGGGCGGGGTGGCCGCCGGCCAGCTCGGCCTCGGCGACACCATCAACCGCGGGGACGACCCCCACGAAATGGGCGCCAACCTTCCCCCCGTGGACCTCGGCCCCGACCGCACCGCCACCGCCATCACCGCCGGCACCAACCACACCTGCGCAATACTCGACGACGACACCACAAAATGCTGGGGCTTCAACGCCACCGGACAGCTCGGCCTCGGCGACACCATCAACCGCGGGGACGACCCCGACGAAATGGGCGCCAACCTTCCCCCCGTGGACCTCGGCCCCGGCCGCACCGCCACCGCCATCACCGCCGGCACCAACCACACCTGCGCAGCACTCGACAACGGCACAATAAAGTGCTGGGGAGCGAACCTCCTGGGCCGACTCGGCCTCGGCGACACCATCAACCGCGGGGACGACCCTGACGAAATGGGCGCCAACCTTCCCCCTGTGGACCTCCGGGCGCCGTGCCCGACCACGCCGCACGGCTTCACCGACGTCGCAGCGTCCTCGTTCGCCGCCGCCGACATCGCCTGCATCAAAGCCCTCGGCATCACCACCGGCACCAGCCCCACCACCTACGACCCGACCGGCTCGGTCACCCGCGAACAAATGGCCGCCTTCCTCGCCCGCACCTGGCGCACGCACAACAGCAACACCGCATGGGTCAGCCTCGTCCCCGGAGATTGA
- a CDS encoding enoyl-CoA hydratase-related protein — protein sequence MALIETEVRDRVGILTLNDPDKRNAITLAMNDEIAAVLDAWEADDDIGAMVVTGAGKGFCAGADLDDLLADQGEAGMKKIYEGFLRIAHTPLPTIAAVNGAAVGAGFNMVLACDLVIAAAERARFDSRFLQIALHPGGGHTWRLRSIVGRQTTMAMVLFGEVVQAEQAKELGIVWKVVDDDALLEEAVALAAVAAGQGKELNARTKASILTLDTVSESDAAVDHELWPQLWSMEQGDFRALVSRLQANISSKS from the coding sequence ATGGCCCTCATCGAGACCGAAGTACGCGACCGCGTCGGCATTCTCACGCTGAACGACCCCGACAAGCGCAACGCCATCACCCTGGCGATGAACGACGAAATCGCCGCGGTGCTCGACGCCTGGGAGGCCGACGACGACATCGGTGCCATGGTCGTCACCGGTGCGGGGAAGGGTTTCTGCGCCGGGGCCGACCTCGACGACCTGCTCGCCGATCAGGGCGAAGCGGGCATGAAGAAGATCTACGAGGGCTTCCTGCGCATCGCCCACACTCCCCTGCCCACCATCGCTGCGGTCAACGGGGCCGCCGTGGGCGCCGGCTTCAACATGGTGCTCGCCTGCGACCTCGTCATCGCCGCCGCCGAGCGGGCCCGCTTCGACTCCCGCTTCCTCCAGATCGCCCTGCATCCCGGTGGCGGCCACACCTGGCGGCTGCGGTCCATCGTCGGGCGGCAGACCACCATGGCGATGGTGCTCTTCGGCGAAGTCGTGCAGGCCGAACAGGCCAAGGAACTCGGCATCGTGTGGAAGGTGGTCGACGACGACGCGCTGCTCGAGGAGGCCGTCGCCCTCGCCGCCGTGGCCGCGGGCCAGGGCAAGGAACTCAACGCCCGCACCAAGGCATCGATCCTCACTCTCGACACGGTTTCGGAGTCCGATGCCGCCGTCGACCACGAGCTGTGGCCCCAGCTGTGGTCGATGGAGCAGGGCGACTTCCGGGCCCTCGTCAGCCGCCTCCAGGCGAACATCAGCTCCAAGAGCTGA
- a CDS encoding universal stress protein translates to MRRFKRILVVPVTAGSAPPAALTEAVVLAEASGAEVRVLGHLDPLSAVEQHAADVAGVGDLVDRVASAVDARLGEWTAAFDRNVVSVDVAVGSLPAVVADAVETDGHDLVIVAADRSPESAAASRRIVRAAPCPVWLLRPGFRGACVLAALDLEADAERNRLILDLARSQAESHGGRLRVMYAWQVTHLEELSRSGGPALDPAVQAAMAASVEAAHRESLDQLLGPDVDRRDVHLVDGSPGRSVLALVDLYRADLVVMGAGEARAGSAELGSTAEQVLADGESSVLVVRGTGPVKTDV, encoded by the coding sequence ATGCGACGGTTCAAGCGGATTCTCGTGGTGCCGGTCACGGCGGGGTCCGCTCCGCCGGCCGCGCTGACGGAAGCGGTCGTGCTGGCCGAAGCGTCGGGTGCCGAAGTGCGGGTACTCGGCCATCTCGATCCTCTCAGCGCCGTCGAGCAACATGCCGCCGACGTCGCCGGTGTGGGGGATCTGGTCGATCGCGTCGCGTCGGCGGTCGACGCTCGTTTGGGCGAATGGACGGCCGCTTTCGATCGCAACGTCGTTTCCGTCGATGTTGCCGTCGGTTCCCTGCCGGCCGTGGTCGCCGATGCGGTCGAAACCGACGGACACGACCTGGTGATCGTCGCTGCCGACCGCAGCCCCGAGAGCGCCGCGGCGTCGCGCCGCATCGTGCGGGCCGCCCCGTGCCCCGTGTGGCTGCTGCGCCCAGGCTTTCGTGGCGCGTGCGTCCTCGCCGCGCTCGATCTCGAAGCCGACGCCGAGCGCAACCGCCTGATCCTCGACCTTGCCCGCTCGCAGGCCGAGTCCCACGGCGGCCGGCTCCGGGTGATGTACGCGTGGCAGGTCACGCATCTCGAGGAGCTCTCACGCAGCGGTGGCCCGGCCCTGGATCCGGCGGTCCAGGCCGCCATGGCGGCCTCGGTCGAGGCCGCCCACCGGGAGTCGCTCGATCAGCTGCTCGGCCCCGATGTCGACCGACGCGATGTGCATCTGGTCGACGGCAGCCCCGGACGCTCGGTTCTTGCGCTGGTCGACCTCTACCGAGCCGACCTCGTGGTGATGGGCGCAGGGGAGGCGAGGGCTGGTTCGGCCGAGCTCGGCTCGACGGCCGAGCAGGTCCTGGCCGACGGCGAGAGTTCGGTGCTCGTGGTTCGTGGAACGGGGCCGGTCAAGACCGACGTGTGA
- a CDS encoding MmcQ/YjbR family DNA-binding protein, with translation MPTLADAIALITALPEVTEGTSYGRPTWFVDGKSFAWERPFTKADIKRFGDEPVPDGPILALAVEDLADKAAALAAGNDGIFTIAHFDDYPAILVQLDVVERTVLEEAIVDAWLASAPEPLARAFLSERDA, from the coding sequence TTGCCCACGCTCGCCGATGCCATCGCGCTGATCACGGCACTGCCCGAGGTCACCGAAGGGACCAGCTACGGTCGACCGACCTGGTTCGTGGACGGCAAGAGCTTCGCCTGGGAACGGCCGTTCACGAAGGCCGACATCAAACGCTTCGGCGACGAACCGGTTCCCGACGGCCCGATCCTGGCGCTCGCCGTCGAGGACCTCGCCGACAAGGCGGCTGCGCTTGCCGCGGGCAACGACGGCATCTTCACGATCGCCCACTTCGACGACTATCCGGCGATCCTCGTCCAGCTCGATGTGGTCGAGCGGACGGTGCTCGAAGAGGCGATCGTCGACGCCTGGCTGGCGTCGGCCCCCGAGCCACTGGCCCGAGCGTTCCTTTCCGAACGCGATGCCTGA
- a CDS encoding ASCH domain-containing protein, with amino-acid sequence MTALGPIDTDAVARFWQRYMATPEGAAATPFVEAPTAGSNSVVCEGGGSPRAVIRTTDVRIGPLSSVDDQFAWDEGEGDRSRDHWLAAHTDYFTRSHERLGAEMHADIPVVFERFDLVYAEPGPSV; translated from the coding sequence ATGACCGCGCTCGGTCCCATCGACACCGACGCGGTCGCGCGCTTCTGGCAGCGCTACATGGCCACGCCCGAGGGTGCGGCGGCGACCCCGTTCGTCGAGGCGCCCACGGCCGGCAGCAACTCGGTGGTGTGCGAGGGTGGGGGCTCGCCCCGAGCGGTGATCCGCACGACCGATGTGCGCATCGGTCCGCTGTCGTCGGTCGACGACCAGTTCGCGTGGGACGAGGGCGAAGGGGACCGCAGCCGTGACCACTGGTTGGCCGCCCACACCGACTACTTCACCCGCAGCCACGAGCGCCTCGGTGCGGAGATGCACGCCGACATCCCGGTGGTGTTCGAGCGCTTTGATCTCGTCTACGCCGAACCGGGCCCTTCTGTTTGA
- a CDS encoding SAM-dependent methyltransferase, which produces MTGSFTVTPIGHVRSPRTEPLDDDWGAIESTIELDDEQFTRDVLAGLDDFSHLDVVYLFDQVAPADVNLGARHPRGRQDWPLVGIFAQRAKARPNRLGVTTCELVDVTGLSITVRGLDAIDATPVLDMKPHVVEFNARTPIRQPEWITELMANYW; this is translated from the coding sequence GTGACCGGCAGCTTCACCGTCACGCCGATCGGCCACGTCAGATCGCCACGCACCGAACCGCTCGACGACGACTGGGGCGCCATCGAGTCCACCATCGAGCTCGACGACGAGCAGTTCACCCGCGACGTCCTCGCCGGACTCGACGACTTCTCCCACCTCGACGTCGTCTACCTCTTCGACCAGGTCGCACCGGCGGACGTCAACCTCGGCGCACGCCACCCCCGAGGCCGCCAGGACTGGCCCCTCGTCGGGATCTTCGCCCAGCGGGCCAAGGCTCGACCGAACCGGCTGGGCGTCACCACGTGCGAACTGGTCGATGTCACCGGGCTCTCCATCACCGTTCGTGGCCTCGACGCCATCGACGCCACCCCCGTCCTCGACATGAAGCCTCACGTCGTCGAATTCAACGCCCGGACCCCGATTCGCCAACCCGAGTGGATCACCGAACTCATGGCGAACTACTGGTAG
- a CDS encoding zinc-binding dehydrogenase translates to MGPEPTCRAVVFNGDGTYDRRTFAMPRPQPGGAVLKVEAVGLCASDVAQLHGHKHVPGETSPVVPGHEIVGRVHELGPDADLGVEVGQRVGVDLVHFGGRDGSGLDVYGYTIEPTYEHGLWGGYAEYMGVLPGTHLVPLTDDVPAAELSLFEPLASIVNWSDTLGLHARDRLVIQGPGHMGLIACAFAASQIGVRQIIVTGTSQDTERLAAARAVGAHESIVVDDESDLPARIRELTRGGATAVMELTAMATQPVSDAIEMCNYGGRVLLGGLKNEQPVEIISDHIVLKALQILAGAGSTPASMDRAGEVLNSGTFPAAALLGETYDLDQLDEALQMLERRIEGRDAVRVSLVHRA, encoded by the coding sequence ATGGGGCCCGAACCGACATGTCGAGCCGTCGTCTTCAACGGCGACGGCACCTACGACCGACGCACGTTTGCCATGCCGAGGCCACAGCCTGGCGGGGCGGTGCTGAAGGTCGAGGCCGTCGGCCTCTGTGCCAGCGACGTTGCACAGCTCCATGGCCACAAACACGTGCCGGGCGAGACGTCGCCGGTCGTGCCCGGCCACGAGATCGTCGGGCGAGTGCACGAACTGGGCCCCGACGCTGACCTGGGCGTCGAGGTCGGGCAACGTGTCGGCGTCGACCTCGTGCACTTCGGCGGCCGTGACGGCTCCGGTCTCGACGTCTACGGCTACACGATCGAACCGACCTACGAACACGGCTTGTGGGGCGGCTACGCCGAGTACATGGGAGTGCTCCCCGGCACCCATCTCGTGCCGCTCACCGACGACGTCCCGGCGGCCGAGCTCAGCCTGTTCGAGCCGCTCGCCAGCATCGTGAACTGGAGCGACACGCTCGGTCTCCATGCGCGCGACCGCCTGGTCATCCAGGGGCCGGGCCACATGGGACTCATCGCCTGCGCGTTCGCCGCCAGCCAGATCGGGGTCCGTCAGATCATCGTGACGGGTACGTCGCAGGACACCGAGCGTCTCGCCGCGGCAAGGGCCGTCGGCGCGCACGAATCCATCGTGGTGGACGACGAATCCGACCTCCCCGCACGGATCCGCGAGCTCACCCGCGGCGGCGCCACAGCCGTCATGGAGCTCACCGCCATGGCCACCCAGCCCGTGTCCGACGCCATCGAGATGTGCAACTACGGCGGACGGGTGCTGCTCGGCGGCCTCAAGAACGAGCAGCCGGTCGAGATCATCAGCGACCACATCGTGCTCAAGGCCCTCCAGATCCTGGCCGGCGCGGGCTCGACCCCCGCCAGCATGGACAGAGCGGGCGAGGTGCTCAACAGCGGGACATTCCCCGCCGCTGCGCTCCTCGGCGAGACCTACGACCTCGACCAGCTCGACGAGGCCCTCCAGATGCTCGAACGCAGGATCGAGGGCCGCGACGCCGTGCGGGTCAGCCTCGTCCATCGAGCCTGA
- a CDS encoding GNAT family protein yields the protein MTTLFGRRVLLRPLEVADFPKWQEVRRRNIDWLTKWEPERLPGSPDVVEDRQAFAVRCAARQRERQVGSGYGFGIFVDGIFGGEINLNSIQRGPFQSAYVGYWIDEAMAGNSYTPEAFVVVARFAFEELNLHRIQAAIVPRNTASRRVAEKLQLRDEGTAKRYLEINGVWEDHVRYAMTAEEWETRVDELLATWID from the coding sequence GTGACCACCCTCTTCGGACGCCGAGTCCTGCTGCGTCCCCTCGAGGTGGCCGACTTCCCGAAGTGGCAGGAGGTCCGGCGCCGCAACATCGACTGGCTCACGAAGTGGGAGCCCGAGCGACTGCCCGGATCGCCCGATGTCGTCGAGGATCGCCAGGCATTCGCAGTGCGCTGCGCGGCCCGCCAGCGTGAACGCCAGGTCGGCAGTGGCTACGGGTTCGGGATCTTCGTTGACGGGATCTTCGGGGGAGAGATCAACCTGAACTCGATCCAGCGGGGCCCGTTCCAGTCCGCCTATGTCGGTTACTGGATCGACGAGGCGATGGCCGGCAACAGCTATACGCCCGAGGCGTTCGTGGTGGTGGCGCGGTTCGCGTTCGAGGAGCTCAACCTGCACCGCATCCAGGCCGCCATCGTGCCCCGCAACACGGCGAGTCGGCGGGTGGCCGAGAAGCTCCAGCTGCGCGACGAGGGCACCGCCAAGCGCTACCTCGAGATCAACGGCGTGTGGGAAGACCACGTCCGCTACGCGATGACCGCCGAAGAATGGGAAACCCGCGTCGACGAGCTGCTCGCCACCTGGATCGACTGA
- a CDS encoding PD-(D/E)XK nuclease family protein, producing MDSPVELNPAQQDVLAQLGANRDERPRFDAALRHQLRRELDDGLAPLLELIDQREDAKPGDNMFVSKHMLGRVMGCERRFLAEEAEDFAWSVPIARGTIAHKAIELSIHWRREPEPLVLVDESISRLSEGIDGLADWLQQATEVERAELRAEANDRVVKFLECFPPLKPGWRPATESRLRLEIHDRFVLSGKVDLALGQAQGDLAGKVLIDLKTGGFAPQHLDDLRFYALLEAIRLGTPPRRLATYYLDQGRFLPEDVTEDLLFSTVARVSDGVARVLELTTAQRPATTAPGPACRWCPAKDDCDDGRRYLADEDDEADGNDW from the coding sequence GTGGACTCCCCGGTCGAGCTCAATCCCGCGCAACAGGACGTGCTCGCCCAGCTCGGCGCCAACCGCGACGAACGGCCCCGTTTCGATGCCGCCCTTCGCCACCAGCTGCGCCGTGAACTCGACGACGGCCTCGCTCCCCTGCTCGAGCTGATCGACCAGCGCGAAGACGCGAAGCCCGGCGACAACATGTTCGTCTCCAAACACATGCTCGGCCGGGTGATGGGTTGCGAACGCCGCTTCCTCGCCGAGGAGGCCGAGGACTTCGCCTGGTCCGTACCGATCGCCCGGGGCACCATCGCCCACAAGGCGATCGAGCTCAGCATCCACTGGCGCCGCGAACCCGAACCGCTGGTGCTCGTCGACGAGTCGATCAGCCGCCTCTCCGAAGGCATCGACGGCCTGGCCGACTGGCTCCAGCAGGCCACCGAGGTCGAACGGGCCGAGCTGCGGGCCGAGGCCAACGACCGGGTCGTGAAGTTCCTCGAGTGCTTCCCGCCGCTCAAGCCGGGCTGGCGGCCGGCCACCGAGAGCCGCCTGCGCCTCGAGATCCACGACCGGTTCGTGCTCAGCGGCAAGGTCGACCTCGCCCTCGGCCAGGCCCAGGGTGACCTGGCCGGCAAGGTTCTGATCGATCTCAAGACCGGCGGCTTCGCTCCCCAACACCTCGACGACCTGCGCTTCTACGCCCTGCTCGAGGCGATCCGGCTCGGCACTCCCCCGCGCCGCCTCGCCACCTACTACCTCGACCAGGGCCGCTTCCTGCCCGAGGACGTCACCGAGGACCTGCTCTTCTCCACCGTTGCCCGGGTCAGCGACGGCGTCGCCCGGGTGCTCGAGCTCACCACTGCGCAACGTCCGGCCACCACTGCGCCCGGCCCCGCCTGCCGTTGGTGTCCGGCCAAGGACGACTGCGACGACGGCCGCCGCTACCTCGCCGACGAGGACGACGAGGCCGACGGCAACGACTGGTGA
- a CDS encoding MFS transporter, with the protein MPDQVDERRAKGGVQPADAPGIFAALRYRNFRVIWLSAIVSNAGRFFQAVAVPLVLYELTDSAGWVGLAGFAQLLPTALLGPLAGAIADRYQRRNILIVTQALQAVASVLFVVMWFGGVRSPTAYVLASIVAGAAAGLNLPAWQAFVSELVPRHTLMSAITLNSAQFNLARLLGPLGAGVVIRYWGPGWAFLVNALSFATIIAALVMVTVPHAERDRSQRMRPWREFVAAFRFSRTRPGIITAIGTVTFVGFFGLASQTMSVALAEEVFEVEAGFAQMLFAAGLGAVIASPGVAWLAKHKRRSVIQQWALLLYGLGIVLAGAAPTFLVAQSGLFLMGVAHIASASTLNTSIQLQVDEAVRAKVLSVYLTTLLIANPLGQLALGQSIVHVGARETFIVSGLALVLVAVVMTATGRLIGLDDEVGDYEPSSMAEVHPTTPAPPR; encoded by the coding sequence ATGCCGGACCAGGTGGACGAGCGACGGGCGAAAGGCGGCGTGCAGCCGGCCGACGCGCCCGGGATCTTCGCTGCGCTTCGCTATCGCAACTTCCGGGTCATCTGGCTCTCGGCGATCGTCTCCAACGCCGGTCGCTTCTTCCAGGCGGTCGCCGTGCCGCTGGTCCTCTACGAACTGACCGACAGCGCCGGTTGGGTCGGTCTGGCCGGGTTCGCCCAGCTGCTGCCGACCGCCCTGCTCGGCCCTCTGGCCGGCGCGATCGCCGACCGCTATCAGCGCCGCAACATCCTCATCGTCACCCAGGCGCTCCAGGCGGTGGCGAGCGTGCTTTTTGTGGTCATGTGGTTCGGCGGGGTCCGTTCGCCCACGGCCTACGTGCTCGCCTCGATCGTGGCCGGTGCCGCCGCCGGTCTCAACCTGCCGGCGTGGCAGGCGTTCGTCTCCGAGCTGGTACCCCGGCACACGCTGATGAGCGCCATCACCCTCAACAGCGCCCAGTTCAATCTGGCCCGGCTGCTCGGTCCGCTCGGGGCCGGTGTCGTGATCAGGTACTGGGGCCCGGGCTGGGCCTTTCTCGTCAACGCGCTGAGCTTCGCGACGATCATCGCTGCGCTGGTGATGGTCACGGTGCCCCATGCCGAGCGAGATCGGTCGCAGCGCATGCGTCCGTGGCGTGAGTTCGTCGCCGCGTTCCGGTTCTCGCGCACCCGGCCGGGCATCATCACCGCGATCGGCACGGTCACCTTCGTGGGTTTCTTCGGCCTGGCCAGCCAGACGATGTCGGTGGCGCTGGCCGAAGAGGTGTTCGAGGTCGAGGCGGGCTTCGCCCAGATGCTGTTCGCGGCCGGGCTCGGCGCCGTCATCGCGTCGCCCGGGGTCGCCTGGTTGGCCAAACACAAGCGACGTTCGGTCATCCAGCAGTGGGCGTTGCTGCTCTACGGCCTCGGCATCGTGCTCGCCGGCGCCGCGCCGACGTTTCTCGTCGCACAGAGCGGCCTTTTCCTGATGGGCGTGGCCCACATCGCGTCGGCCTCCACGCTGAACACGTCGATCCAGCTCCAGGTCGACGAGGCAGTGCGGGCCAAGGTGCTGTCGGTCTACCTGACCACGCTGCTGATCGCGAACCCACTGGGCCAGCTGGCGCTCGGCCAGTCGATCGTGCACGTCGGGGCGCGGGAGACGTTCATCGTCTCGGGTCTCGCGCTCGTACTGGTGGCGGTCGTGATGACCGCTACCGGGCGCCTGATCGGGCTCGACGACGAGGTGGGCGACTACGAGCCGTCGAGCATGGCCGAGGTCCATCCCACGACACCGGCGCCGCCGCGATGA